From Arachis stenosperma cultivar V10309 chromosome 2, arast.V10309.gnm1.PFL2, whole genome shotgun sequence, one genomic window encodes:
- the LOC130963112 gene encoding uncharacterized protein LOC130963112, which translates to MRRAWCSCRAQVRRSFAFGWDRTVRPEPVFIGFGRFVPSLTGSFRFLTLNGPIFGPDRYRVRFTDFPVEPAGPTESHFPHPFQSRVLWFITVVFTGVGIPFYFSLSAPTRASCLWFTIYLCSASAYPGLSSPSSSSCLGWPSASPSPLNLLLPVPESFGSCVLYSVQKFLVERISSVFWADLQLLLLLAVFLTAPWLTLHHHRSSHPRRSLHHSSLLRRFSLISSSQHHSSFIAASLLGSVATSVPPSCVHPAGVAKWNCPRKENSSTALNMAISEPSAGEFFPEKKNVRNPLVPVGAFITAGVLTAGLISFRRGNSHLGQKLMRARVVVQGATVALMVGTAYYYGNNPWQSDHKKEKV; encoded by the exons ATGAGGAGAGCATGGTGTTCTTGCAGAGCCCAGGTGCGTCGTAGCTTCGCCTTCGGTTGGGACCGAACGGTTCGACCCGAGCCGGTTTTCATCGGTTTTGGCCGGTTCGTTCCGAGTTTAACCGGTTCATTCCGGTTCTTGACCTTGAACGGTCCTATCTTTGGACCGGACCGATATAGGGTTCGGTTTACCGATTTTCCggttgaaccggccggtccg ACGGAGTCTCACTTCCCTCACCCCTTCCAGTCTCGCGTCCTCTGGTTCATCACTGTTGTCTTCACAGGTGTGGGCATCCCTTTCTACTTTTCTCTGTCTGCACCCACTCGTGCTTCTTGCCTTTGGTTCACCATCTACCTTTGCTCTGCCTCTGCCTATCCTGGTTTATCGTCACCCTCGTCGTCGTCGTGCTTGGGCTGGCCGTCTGCCTCTCCTTCTCCTCTGAATCTACTTCTACCTGTGCCAGAAAGCTTTGGGTCCTGTGTATTGTATTCAGTCCA AAAATTTCTTGTGGAAAGAATAAGCTCTGTGTTCTGGGCAGACTTGCAGCTGTTGCTTTTGCTG GCCGTGTTTTTGACGGCACCGTGGCTCACTCTCCACCATCATCGATCATCTCACCCGCGCCGCTCACTGCATCATTCCTCTCTTCTTCGACGTTTCTCACTCATCTCTTCCTCGCAGCATCACTCATCGTTCATCGCCGCCTCGCTGCTTGGGTCCGTCGCCACCTCTGTTCCTCCTTCGTG TGTTCACCCAGCAGGGGTAGCAAAGTGGAATTGTCCAAGAAAGGAAAATAGCTCAACAG CATTGAATATGGCCATCTCGGAACCCAGCGCCGGAGAATTCTTCCCAGAGAAGAAGAACGTCAGAAACCCTTTAGTCCCCgttg GTGCCTTTATTACTGCTGGTGTGTTAACGGCTGGCTTGATCAGTTTTAGACGAGGTAACTCTCATTTAGGGCAGAAGCTAATGAGGGCTCGTGTGGTGGTCCAAGGCGCGACGGTGGCTCTTATGGTTGGCACTGCCTATTATTATGGAAATAATCCTTGGCAGAGTGACCACAAAAAGGAAAAAGTTTAA